Proteins from a single region of bacterium:
- a CDS encoding ribosome biogenesis GTPase Der: KAKVKENLEFYSTLRTIKSIQECDVAVLLIDSIEGLAMQDIHVLEEARQLKKGLVIAINKWDLVDKSSTTYLDFEKYLTRSLGSTGYVPYIFISATGKQRVVKVLELAHKVFEERNRTISTSALNAFLEKAIEKNHPPAVQGKDLRINYVTQVKSRPPVFAFFSNAPELIPANYRQYLEKQMREQFGFEGVPLSLTFRKKSKDRH, from the coding sequence AAAAGCAAAAGTCAAAGAGAATCTCGAATTTTATAGTACACTACGCACCATCAAGTCGATACAGGAATGCGACGTTGCCGTACTATTGATCGATTCTATTGAAGGTTTAGCCATGCAGGATATCCATGTGCTCGAAGAAGCGCGGCAATTAAAGAAGGGACTTGTGATCGCGATCAATAAATGGGACCTCGTGGACAAGTCAAGCACGACATACCTTGATTTTGAAAAATATCTCACCCGCTCGCTTGGATCGACCGGTTACGTGCCTTACATTTTTATTTCGGCTACCGGTAAACAGCGTGTCGTCAAGGTTTTGGAGTTGGCCCACAAGGTGTTTGAAGAGCGAAACCGGACCATTTCCACGTCGGCTTTGAATGCTTTCCTGGAAAAAGCAATTGAGAAGAATCATCCGCCTGCTGTGCAGGGAAAAGATCTCAGAATCAATTATGTCACTCAGGTTAAATCCCGACCGCCTGTATTCGCTTTCTTTTCAAATGCGCCGGAACTCATACCGGCTAATTATCGGCAGTATCTGGAAAAACAAATGCGGGAACAATTCGGATTTGAAGGCGTTCCCCTCTCACTCACTTTTCGCAAAAAAAGTAAGGATCGACATTAA